One window of the Synechococcus sp. CC9311 genome contains the following:
- the tpiA gene encoding triose-phosphate isomerase, whose translation MRKPVIAGNWKMHMTCAQARAWIGTFLPLIAELPNDRHLVVAPPFTAISTLAELSEGTRLELSSQNVHWEGEGAYTAEISPSMLKEHNVQYAIVGHSEPRKYFSESDEQINHRARSAQTNGLIPIVCVGESDEQRSRGEAERVIRRQVEQGLEGLDPSQLVVAYEPIWAIGTGKTCEASEANRICGLIRSWVGSPDLIIQYGGSVKPGNIDQLMGMSDIDGVLVGGASLDPEGFGRIANYVKS comes from the coding sequence GTGCGCAAACCGGTGATTGCTGGAAACTGGAAAATGCACATGACCTGTGCACAAGCCAGGGCCTGGATTGGCACGTTTCTTCCTCTCATTGCAGAGCTTCCCAATGACCGACATTTGGTGGTGGCTCCGCCATTTACGGCTATCAGCACGCTTGCTGAGCTGAGCGAAGGAACCCGCCTTGAACTGTCCAGCCAGAACGTGCACTGGGAGGGAGAGGGCGCTTACACCGCTGAGATTTCCCCGAGCATGCTCAAGGAGCACAACGTCCAGTACGCGATCGTTGGCCACAGTGAGCCTCGCAAGTACTTCAGCGAGAGTGATGAACAGATCAATCATCGGGCTCGATCAGCTCAAACCAATGGATTAATCCCAATTGTTTGTGTTGGTGAAAGCGACGAGCAGCGCAGCCGGGGTGAAGCTGAGCGGGTGATCCGTCGTCAGGTTGAGCAGGGCTTAGAAGGTCTGGACCCCAGCCAGTTGGTTGTGGCTTATGAGCCGATCTGGGCGATTGGTACCGGCAAAACGTGTGAGGCGAGTGAAGCCAATCGCATCTGCGGATTGATTCGTAGCTGGGTTGGCTCACCAGATTTGATCATTCAGTACGGGGGTTCGGTGAAACCAGGCAACATTGATCAGTTGATGGGCATGAGTGATATCGATGGGGTTTTGGTTGGCGGCGCCTCCCTGGATCCTGAAGGTTTTGGGCGGATCGCGAATTACGTCAAGAGCTGA
- the folP gene encoding dihydropteroate synthase, whose amino-acid sequence MRWPKDWGTRTAVMGVINLTPDSFSDGGQFNQLNRALAEASRQIASGADCLDLGAQSTRPNAMEVGAEEELKRLLPTLRAIRKEHPEVLISVDTFLAAVANQALEAGADWINDVSGGRRDPEMFSLIASAGCPFVLMHSRGNSQTMDHCTDYGRTGVVKGVINELRAATEHAQKAGVNQNQLIWDPGLGFAKTTEQNLALLKQLESIVAEGIPLLLGPSRKRFIGAVLDEPRANARLWGTAAVCARAVDAGVAILRVHDVGPIHQVVTMASAIASNR is encoded by the coding sequence ATGCGCTGGCCGAAGGATTGGGGCACGCGCACTGCCGTGATGGGAGTGATCAACCTCACTCCCGATTCCTTTAGCGATGGTGGTCAGTTCAACCAATTGAATAGGGCATTGGCTGAGGCGTCGCGTCAGATTGCCTCTGGGGCGGATTGCTTGGATCTGGGAGCCCAAAGCACCAGGCCAAATGCCATGGAAGTGGGAGCGGAAGAAGAGCTCAAGCGGCTGTTACCAACCTTGAGAGCTATTCGTAAAGAACACCCTGAGGTTTTGATCTCGGTGGATACCTTTCTTGCTGCGGTCGCCAATCAGGCTCTTGAGGCTGGTGCTGATTGGATTAATGACGTGAGCGGTGGGCGTCGGGACCCAGAAATGTTCTCGCTGATTGCAAGCGCAGGCTGCCCGTTTGTGCTGATGCACAGTCGAGGGAATAGTCAAACAATGGATCACTGCACCGACTACGGCAGGACTGGAGTTGTGAAAGGAGTCATTAATGAATTACGAGCCGCTACAGAGCACGCTCAAAAAGCAGGTGTGAATCAAAATCAGTTGATCTGGGATCCAGGTCTCGGATTTGCCAAAACAACCGAGCAAAATTTAGCCCTACTCAAACAGCTTGAGAGCATCGTTGCTGAAGGAATTCCTCTATTGCTAGGTCCTTCCCGAAAACGTTTTATTGGGGCTGTTTTGGACGAGCCACGAGCCAATGCTCGACTATGGGGGACTGCTGCGGTGTGCGCACGGGCGGTGGATGCAGGTGTGGCGATATTGCGTGTACACGACGTAGGGCCTATTCACCAAGTGGTAACGATGGCCTCCGCAATTGCTTCCAATCGCTAG
- a CDS encoding ABC transporter ATP-binding protein: protein MLKPSEAGFRRLIPLLRPHRRLLTIGTLCMLVFVGSQLVLMRLMGRLLPDVGSGDLKRILPVIGLVLLVFAIQKLAQFGQDSLLAGPALQVSQSLRRDLFQRLQKVQLGALEKMSSGDLTYRLTEDADRVSEVIYKTLHDSIPSALQLVAVLGYMLWLDWKLTLAILLLAPFVAWLISLFGARVMIATERSQKKVSELAGLLGEAIEGLPLVRAFAAEPWLERRFEEEIDQHRQARYNTYRLVALQHPVVGIIEVLGFATVLVLAAIRISSGDLAVPELISYLTGLVLLIDPIAHVTANYNEFQQGQSSLRRLREIEKEPSEPADPVPSIPLGRLRGDLNFDQVEFSYIPGQPVLQDFNLSIKAGQVVALVGPSGAGKTTLFSLLLRFNRVNHGQLLCDDKDLSQVSARDLRQQVALVPQRSSVFSGTIAEAIRFGRQATQEQLHQAAKLANAHDFIIRLPDGYNTRLQERGTNVSGGQLQRIAIARAVLGNPAVMLLDEATSALDAEAEAAVQLGLKQAMLGRTVIVIAHRLATVQEADLIVVLEHGRICQQGSHDDLMSQGGRYRELCERQFIRINE, encoded by the coding sequence ATGCTGAAGCCATCAGAAGCGGGATTCCGCAGGTTGATTCCACTGCTGCGACCTCACAGGCGGCTCCTGACGATCGGCACTCTCTGCATGCTGGTTTTTGTCGGCAGTCAACTGGTGTTGATGCGACTGATGGGCAGGCTTTTGCCCGATGTGGGATCGGGTGATCTCAAGCGAATTCTGCCGGTCATCGGCCTCGTTCTGTTGGTCTTTGCGATCCAAAAACTGGCACAATTTGGTCAAGACTCTCTGCTTGCAGGTCCTGCGTTACAAGTCAGCCAGTCGCTAAGAAGAGACCTCTTTCAAAGGCTTCAGAAGGTGCAGCTCGGTGCCTTGGAGAAAATGTCGTCCGGGGATCTCACCTACCGGCTCACAGAAGATGCTGATCGTGTGAGTGAGGTGATTTACAAGACCCTCCACGACAGCATCCCAAGTGCTCTGCAATTGGTGGCCGTACTTGGCTACATGCTTTGGCTTGACTGGAAATTAACGCTTGCGATCCTGCTGCTCGCCCCCTTCGTTGCGTGGCTGATCAGCCTGTTTGGGGCAAGGGTGATGATCGCCACTGAACGAAGTCAAAAAAAGGTCAGTGAGCTGGCAGGTCTGCTGGGAGAGGCCATTGAAGGCCTACCTCTCGTCCGCGCCTTTGCCGCGGAGCCCTGGTTGGAACGCCGGTTTGAAGAAGAAATCGATCAGCACCGGCAAGCTCGCTACAACACCTATCGCCTTGTTGCCCTTCAACATCCCGTAGTCGGGATCATTGAGGTACTTGGTTTCGCCACAGTCCTGGTCTTAGCAGCGATCAGAATCAGCAGCGGTGATCTTGCAGTTCCTGAACTAATCAGCTACCTCACTGGCTTGGTGCTGCTGATCGACCCGATCGCCCATGTCACCGCGAATTACAACGAATTTCAGCAGGGACAATCCTCACTGCGCCGTTTGCGTGAAATCGAAAAGGAACCCTCGGAACCGGCAGATCCTGTGCCATCGATTCCCCTTGGTCGCCTGCGCGGAGATTTGAACTTCGATCAAGTCGAGTTCTCTTACATACCAGGACAACCCGTTCTTCAAGACTTCAACCTCTCCATTAAGGCCGGACAGGTGGTGGCCCTTGTTGGACCTTCTGGGGCTGGTAAAACGACGCTTTTTTCTTTACTCCTGCGGTTTAATCGCGTTAATCATGGTCAGCTTCTCTGTGATGACAAAGATCTGAGCCAAGTCAGCGCGCGCGACCTCAGACAACAAGTGGCTCTTGTTCCCCAACGCAGCAGCGTTTTTTCTGGAACGATCGCGGAAGCGATTCGATTTGGCCGACAAGCCACACAGGAACAGCTCCATCAAGCTGCAAAGCTTGCCAACGCCCATGACTTCATCATCCGTCTCCCTGACGGCTACAACACCCGTCTTCAGGAACGAGGCACCAACGTTTCAGGCGGACAACTCCAACGCATCGCCATTGCAAGGGCAGTGCTTGGCAATCCAGCCGTGATGCTGTTGGATGAAGCCACCAGTGCACTTGATGCAGAGGCGGAGGCCGCTGTTCAACTTGGGCTCAAGCAAGCCATGCTTGGGCGAACCGTGATTGTGATTGCCCATCGTTTGGCAACGGTTCAGGAAGCCGATCTCATTGTTGTTCTCGAACATGGTCGAATTTGCCAACAGGGCAGCCATGACGATCTGATGAGTCAGGGCGGCAGATATCGAGAACTGTGCGAACGACAATTCATCCGCATCAACGAATGA
- a CDS encoding RNA-binding S4 domain-containing protein, whose translation MAIGLTGAGMRLDQFLKWMGWVATGGEAKLRIQGGEVLVNGDLEQRRGRQLKAGDRVQMGVDSAEVSDSFQAGP comes from the coding sequence ATGGCGATAGGACTGACTGGTGCAGGAATGAGACTTGATCAATTCCTTAAATGGATGGGCTGGGTCGCGACGGGTGGAGAAGCCAAGTTGAGGATCCAGGGGGGTGAGGTGCTCGTTAATGGCGACCTTGAGCAACGGCGTGGTCGTCAACTGAAAGCTGGCGATCGCGTCCAAATGGGTGTCGACTCTGCCGAAGTTTCGGATTCTTTTCAGGCTGGGCCTTAA
- a CDS encoding thiol-disulfide oxidoreductase DCC family protein: MSEPSPSLTLLYDGGCPLCLREVKFLKRRDRDGKLAFVDIDQDVYDPAQWEGITYKQAMTNIHAIRANGEVLKDVAVFREAYRHVGLGWIYAPTQWPLIGTLIDQIYALWAAQRLRITGRASLNELCECKRNE, encoded by the coding sequence ATGAGTGAACCAAGCCCAAGCCTCACTCTTTTGTACGACGGTGGATGTCCGTTATGTCTTCGTGAAGTGAAGTTTTTGAAACGCCGGGATCGTGACGGAAAACTTGCTTTTGTAGACATTGATCAAGACGTATATGACCCTGCTCAATGGGAGGGAATTACGTATAAACAAGCGATGACAAATATCCATGCCATTCGGGCGAACGGAGAAGTTTTAAAGGACGTGGCTGTGTTCCGAGAGGCGTATCGCCATGTGGGACTCGGTTGGATCTATGCCCCAACCCAATGGCCCTTGATTGGAACATTGATTGATCAAATCTATGCACTATGGGCTGCACAACGTTTACGAATCACTGGACGGGCAAGTCTCAATGAATTATGTGAATGCAAACGAAATGAATAA
- a CDS encoding ABC transporter transmembrane domain-containing protein: MKQLQFNPNSYFKRKAFKYKQLLHELSHHRYFQSLRQFDWKKYRIGQIIIASVLINLLELSAPIYINIVYSVILPRQAIESLILLTILVVVLMMISVWLKIMRLDLVGEDSARVTHEKRVNAISHFVSIPIRSFLKSSPSEHISRLNSINLLKDNSALQSLTTAIDLIFSLIFIVILFMVGGIIALPVLVGISVFFFKSLSFAKDFEDVSKEQDQLEIKRLNTQIDTVDSVDLIKANGLNTQYLTSLEPLQERLSWRRMKNNQYLLKHQAFGNLVSQATLAAVATLGAILVINDRLLVGALAAAILLIGKIFNPWQRLSTLWSSYRSLVHSQDEYQALMSTPIIEVNNTKSVNTISPTNTDIFTITTSELGTLKIHRNESHWINSNSNGMEITRMFENIVLAENDQTILLNDIPLSEYSGLEIIDKIAYVNPSFRSFDGSLIQNLSCFEPSKYKRSALFWSYLLGIDEKIKTLPLGYDTTIGSQMGSGLSSDDEKLLHIISGLSKNPLILLIDLNGCTFGKPFIEGIQTIISCCNGRTTLVIAGTSPVLGKICNQTIQTLSMTKVGGVQ; this comes from the coding sequence GTGAAACAACTACAATTCAATCCTAATAGTTATTTCAAAAGAAAAGCCTTTAAATACAAACAACTTTTGCATGAGCTATCCCATCATCGATACTTTCAATCCTTAAGGCAATTTGATTGGAAAAAATATCGAATCGGACAAATAATTATTGCTTCCGTATTGATAAATCTGTTAGAGCTATCAGCACCTATCTATATTAATATTGTTTATTCTGTAATTCTTCCTAGGCAAGCAATTGAAAGCTTAATCTTGCTGACAATACTAGTTGTCGTATTAATGATGATTTCGGTTTGGCTAAAGATAATGAGGCTTGATTTGGTCGGTGAAGATAGTGCAAGAGTGACCCATGAGAAACGAGTCAATGCGATTAGTCACTTTGTATCTATTCCAATACGAAGTTTTTTAAAATCATCACCCTCAGAACACATATCTAGACTCAATAGTATTAATTTATTGAAAGACAACTCAGCACTGCAGTCCTTAACAACAGCAATTGATTTAATTTTTTCATTGATATTCATTGTAATCTTATTCATGGTGGGTGGGATTATTGCCTTACCGGTTTTGGTGGGAATTAGTGTATTCTTCTTTAAATCCCTATCATTTGCTAAAGACTTTGAAGATGTTAGCAAAGAACAAGATCAACTAGAGATCAAGCGATTAAACACCCAGATTGATACGGTTGATTCTGTAGATCTAATCAAAGCGAACGGATTAAACACGCAGTATTTAACTTCTCTAGAGCCATTACAAGAACGCCTATCTTGGCGAAGAATGAAAAATAATCAATACCTTTTAAAACACCAAGCGTTCGGCAATCTAGTGAGTCAGGCAACACTTGCAGCAGTAGCCACTCTCGGTGCAATTTTAGTCATCAACGATCGTTTATTGGTTGGTGCTTTGGCTGCAGCAATTTTACTCATCGGTAAAATCTTCAATCCTTGGCAAAGGCTTTCCACATTATGGAGCAGTTATCGAAGCTTAGTGCATTCACAGGATGAATACCAAGCTCTAATGAGCACACCAATTATCGAGGTCAACAACACTAAATCAGTAAATACAATATCTCCAACGAATACAGACATATTCACAATTACAACATCAGAACTCGGCACGCTAAAGATCCACCGCAATGAAAGTCATTGGATTAATTCCAATTCAAATGGTATGGAGATAACAAGAATGTTTGAAAATATTGTTTTAGCTGAAAATGATCAGACAATTCTGCTGAATGATATTCCGCTAAGTGAATATTCTGGATTAGAGATCATTGATAAAATAGCGTATGTAAATCCATCCTTCAGATCCTTTGATGGTTCTTTAATCCAAAATTTAAGCTGTTTTGAGCCTTCAAAGTATAAACGTAGCGCTCTTTTCTGGTCATATTTATTAGGGATTGATGAAAAGATAAAAACTCTACCACTTGGCTACGATACAACTATAGGAAGTCAAATGGGTTCAGGCTTATCTTCAGATGATGAAAAATTACTTCATATTATTTCTGGCCTATCTAAAAATCCGCTCATACTTCTAATCGACTTAAATGGATGTACGTTCGGAAAGCCATTTATTGAGGGTATACAGACGATCATAAGTTGTTGTAACGGTCGTACAACCTTAGTGATAGCAGGTACAAGTCCTGTTTTGGGCAAAATATGCAATCAAACGATTCAAACATTGTCAATGACTAAAGTTGGAGGTGTTCAATGA